Proteins encoded within one genomic window of Candidatus Binatia bacterium:
- a CDS encoding DUF4242 domain-containing protein, producing MPKYVIERDIPKVGATSAKDLMAISQKSCGVLDEMGPKIQWIHSYVTNDKIYCVYHAENADLVR from the coding sequence ATGCCCAAGTACGTGATCGAGCGGGACATTCCGAAAGTCGGCGCGACGTCAGCCAAGGATCTGATGGCCATTTCCCAGAAGTCCTGCGGCGTGCTGGACGAGATGGGTCCGAAGATCCAGTGGATCCACAGCTACGTGACGAACGACAAGATCTACTGCGTCTACCACGCCGAGAACGCCGATCTGGTCCG